aaaaaaatcatTTGATGTCACCGATAAGATATGGAGGacgtctacggagtacaaatcGAAGTCATGTGAGTCCAGCTCGGTTCATCGATGAACTCAGAGCTCAGGTCAACTGAGCTTCCAATTTTTGATACCCTGTCAAACCCTTACCCCTTACCGCTTCCTTAACTAGTTTACACCTAGTCAATATGTTGACACCGCCTTCTTTCTACCTCATTTTTTAAAATATATCTATCTACACCTTAGATCCTGTATAGGTGGTATTTTACCTAAGGTAAGAGTTTTGCTAAAGGTGCCTAGCCTATTATAATCCGTAGTTTAACTCAATTTACCAGTTGTTGTAGGCCAAAACCGGGGCGTTTCTAAGCTATGGATGAAATGGCTGAAACAGTGCAAAATACCCGAAAACATCCGGACCACCATGATGGTGTATCACACACAAATTGTATGGAacgtttagtcagcattgtccgtACAGATTgttaaaaggcgcggattttgtcatgttttttttagagaactcagagtatttttcatGCAACATCTATTGGTCATCCTACACATtgttgaaaccatagatctctgtcaGAATTGAATCCCGAAATGCCGAAGCAACCCCTGAAATCCAAGAATCGGAGAtccaacaacaacaacaacaacgacgacgacgacaTGGATGACTATCTCTACGTGGTACTGAAGGATACAACATCATGGGATTCATGGCTGCCCTATATCAAGTCAATTGCTACTCAGTACGATGTGTGGGAGCTTTGTGATCCATCCCAAAAGGTGGCACCACCACCATTGGCGCCACCCACCAAGGTGATCTCAATTGAAAAAGCAAAGGAGCAGTATAAGGATGACTGGTACCAAGCGAAGATGCTTCTCCATGAAGAATGGATCGCAGAGAACGCTATCTATACCCGGAAGAAGAACGGTGTGGGCATGGTAGTCAGAGCAATTCGAGGCACAGTTCATCCCACATACCAACCTTTGATCATCGAGTATGAAACCCCATGGGAGTTACTATACAACCTGCACAAGAGATTCGCTCCAGAGAGTGACCCCACATACCCAGCTAGGCTTCGTCGGCAATGGCGGAGCCTGGATCGAGGGGTAGATCAAAGCACAGATATCGACAAATGGCTTATCAACTGGGAAACAATGCAAACGCGGTGCAAGCGAGCGAAATTGCCGGAAGCAGATAATGCCAGTCATCATTTTCTTGATGCCATATCGGCGCTTTCACCTGAGTTTTATGGAACCTGGGTTTTGAAATTGCAAGACAGGAGTGacattgaattcaccgaaCTTCTCGGTCGGTACAGAGCCCATTGGAGGATCACACACGGCAAGTCGACTGGTCAACGGGAGAACTCAGAGTAATCCGTCTGTCTATTGGTCATCATTGTCAAAACCATAGACTTCTGTCAATTACCACTTTGTACAAATCATTTCAATTGATCCATGTCGGAATTTAGTTATAAACGTTCGGATCTATTCTCGGATATCACATTCTTGCGGTGTTTAATCTAAGATTGTCTGTCCCTTGGCTCTATGATGCTTGCCCGCAAACATCTCAGTTGAGGTTGATGTATTGCATTCCCACCAGCCCTCCCATATTTTAGAAGTACGACACAACATCTGGAAAAGATGTTTTTGAAACAGCTATTGTGTACTACTGGATCCCCCGAATTTGCATATACTCACATGGAGTCTGAGAGAGATCGATCCGAAGGATATCCCCGCCAACTTCCCGGGGACTTCACCCTTCCTAAATCGACGTCTCTACAGCACCGCTTTTTCGACTATCGTCGGGAAAGCTGCCAGTAGATCAGAAAAAAGAGCAATCTAGGTTTTACAGATATTGGGTTCTTCTTTCTCGATCGATCAGACTCTGAGCAAGGCCTACCACTCCTTGGCGATGTAGTTGATCTGTTCCAAGTTGGCGAGACTGTCTGAGCTGAGCCTCGAGGAGGAAAGGCAGTCTGATTTCAGCGGATAAAGCTCGTAGCTTGGATACAAAGAGCAGAGAACTGCGGTGGCTGACAAGCAGGGCAACATGGACCGGAACGATGTCTACATTGCACCCAGCACATATCACAACTAGCTATCCACCAGAACCTTCACAGCAGCCGGAGAAAAAATTGACAAGTTTTCAAAGACAAGGTTATCGACATCAGTGATGCCCTACCCCGTACTAGAGACCCTCCATCAAAGTCGATCCCGACTGGAATCATTCATGGAAGTGTCACATGCAATCATAACCCTAATTTTTGGACATCTTAAACCACCATCTGGTCCTACGAACGGACAACCTATCAGATCTACACCGACGACACGTTGAAAGCGGCGACCAGGTGCAATTCATCAAAGCTCCGCCACATGCAGGTGACGACATACGCACCGCACAGGGCCAGCACACCGGCTTTGGAAGCGTGACCGTTCTTTACAACCgactggggggggggggggggggggggggggggctgcAAGTGCTTACTCACAGTGTCATTGTCGAATGGGTTTGTTTCAGACCGCTTCCTGGTCGTGCTATGGTAAACCTTGGAGATGCAACGGTCAAGTTTACGAATGGGTTGCTTCGGTCGAACCTTCACCAGGTTGTGGCGTCACCAAGGCTCCAGGTGTTGTTTAGAGCTCAACTGAGGTCATCACTACCTTTACGTGACCGCATTAAATCAAATAACTTCTCGGCCAAAGTAGTGTAGCAAGAATCAGAACGTCCGATTCTTGCTGCTGCGATGTATGTGTTAGTGTCCTAAGATCCTCTATGGATCACATAGGCTGAGTCGACGCGGTACAGTCTCATGTTCTTTGCACGACCCGAGGGTCATGTGGTATTGCTTCAGCTGGAGGGATCTGATCAGATTCCCGTTATGGAGGAAGATCAGAGTGACGAGGACAAAAGCAAGGACTGGATTATCCGGCCGGCTTTGGGTCGGGTGGACCGTGTCAATAATCTTGATTTTGGGAATTCTGCAGGGACAGTGCAACTTTGTCGGGGGATTGAGGCTTTGCATTGACTGGAGGTTATTACAAGTCAAGAGCTATACGTGGAAAAGCCGTTTTGTGTATTTTAACCGTCTGGACTCCAGTTGCAACATCAATGAAGGAGGAAACGTCTAAACAAAAACCGTTTGAGAagactacaacatacggaaACGACTACGAAAAAAACATCATACGGGCGCAAATGTAGCTGGCCATTCTCGTAGTCTACATGTGGAAACTTGGAATAGGTTACGACTTGTAATTCTCAAATGAGGTGTTGGCGCAGGCACCTCGTTAGCAAAGGGGATGCCCATCTCCTCAGCTGATCTAAAGCCATGGTCTACGTGTTTTAATATCTATTGATCCTACTTTTAATAATCTTACAACCAATGTGAACAAGGCAATAAATGACCTCCACCTCACGTTCTCCAAATCTGGAAGGCAATCATTCTTGTAAGGgtgttgtcatcatttggGGCTATCTGTACAAACTAGACCTAGGATTCAGATAGTCAAGATTGCATCGATATAGATTGCTGATCCGAATTccaaaaaaccaaaacaaggccaaaaaaagacaacGTTGACAAGGGTGCCAAACTCGCAGAAACCACCACATCCACCAATCCCAAAGGATAGACCACATGGCATCTTCCTTGGGACTGGAAAGTCAACTCCAATTAAGCCCCGAAGGCAAACTTTAAGTAAATTAACGAAAACCAAACCCTTCCAACAGGCGGTTTGAAAATTTTTGAAGATGCGATAGCTTCGATTCTTCAATCCGACACTTTGGTAAAGACAGTCTAGTGGGGTGGAGAGAACCTAGACTCTCCTCACAGCCCCCTGATTCAGTATTTACAATATTTTAGGGTTTGATAGGGTCCACGGGAAGAAATAACAAGGTGACAcctctgtacggagtacggagtatccTCGTTGAAAACTAAATGGATGTACAGTGGGACACATTCCACATTATCCTTAAGCTAGAAAGTGGTATAATACAATCCATCATACTGGTTATTGTGGTGTAAATTTCAACTCCATAGATGCAGTAGAGTTCTAACCCCAGTGATTGGGCTCTATTGACGCAAGGCTGGGCTCGGCCAACGTTGCTCCAACACAACATCTTGTTCTCACAAACTCTATCGATCATCTACGATCTACCAGGCTCAGTGGCTCATCTGTTTTGAGTCGTAGTGGCCACCGTAGAACTCGTCTTATTTCTTATCTCCAGTAATGACAACGAGTCATGATTTGTTTTTAGCCTGGCGGGTCTCGGCCAGCTGGGGCATTTCCACCCACTCTACGAAGTAGAGTAGAGCCTTGGAGAACCAAATGACCGAAAAAGATTCTTGATTGAGTTCCTTGGCCGTGGAAATGGATTCCAATCTACAACCCCCAGCCACTCAAGTTTGACTTTTCTCTCAAAAAGGGCGCATTTCGGGCGCATTTACGCAGCCGCTCAATTCCCGGTGCGCTGGAGCTTGGGTGGTCCATTTTATCCATTTGCCCCGAAGCGGTCTTTCGCCGCCCCTGACTTGTTGGTATTATTCCTCCGTGCATATTCCAGGTACTTTTGACCTTCAGGTAGACCGTGCCCAGGCCTCGGGATTTGAGAAAATGCAAACCCCGCGTCCCAAAACTCTGGATGTTCTGGATAATGCGTTGTGACAGCGGGTAGCCCCCTTCTCCGGACTTCCGGGTTTCTGCCCTGTCCAGTCATTTCCCTGCAGTAGTCTACATATTCGGCTACTCCGTGGTGCTCCATCCTTCCTATGGAGTAGTTAAGATGGGGGATCTCCGGACTTTTGGGTATTGTGACTGGGGTTAGGGTACTTTGGTCAAgcgagagagagaaaaaaaaaaaactattTCCAACGAAGATCTTCAACTGGGCCATGTAAAAATCTAGTCTGGCCAAGtgataattttttttaaatatcAAATACGAACAAGCATCAATCTTCAACCCTTTCCACAAACTCATTAGACTATTCTGGACGGAGCACATAGATCCATGGCCAACAAAGGGTAACAGTCCGAACCCAAAGCCCTAGAAATCGAGATATCAGCGGCTATGGGCGATTTATCTGGGCCAATAACCCTTGGCCTATAGCCCCACTATGGAGTGCGTTGCCTGACTTGGCCTTTTGATGTGCTCTCTCATCATGACAATTCTTCCAAGTTTCGCCTTGAACGTGCAAAAACGGAGTACACATGCTGGGTGATCAATCCCGTCAGCCAATCTCTGTTGTGTGTACCAGTCTTCACTGGATCGGATCTAGGTCAAAATagccagaagaaaaaaattaataCCAAAAAACTCGGAACCACACAGGCGATGTTGTCCAGTGAGTGACCCTTGAAGTTTTGCAACGCTGTAAGATTCACATGTGGTACGATTTCTATCTCCTTCGGCCGAAATCACTCTCCTCTCTGAAATGCCCGGAAGAGTTCCGGTTGATGCTCATCTGTTGTGGCGCTGTGCAACCCACATCATTTGACGTCACGATCAACCCGGGGAATAGGGCCCTCAAATGGATTTGGAATCATTTGAAATTAGGTGTCAGCTTTACCGTAGAAGGCGAAAAGGAGGCCCGATGCACTTACAACATAAACGAGGCAACTGCACATATGCGTCCCCATAAGGTCGCATGACGTAGGACATTTGTTTATGTGCACTCGACAGAGGATGTGGGTGAGATCGGGAAACGCCGTTAGGATTGGTTTGATGCAGCATTCTATTTtgaaaggggggggggttatgAAAAAGGTACATTTGTATGGGCCAAAAGACGTTCACATTGACTGCGTTTTGAAGCTTCTTTTTGTCGCGGGTCTTTTTCCTATCTCGGTTGAAGATGTACACGAACGTCTGCTATTCCCAGGAAACGGAAAGTGGGAGAAAGTCTGGTTTGGTGGGTACGTTGCCACCCCAGTGGGTATGCAATCTGTATGTCCGCCTCCATGGGAATTTACACATCATCCGGATCCAGGTCATGTATATGCAGGGACGTGTAATCTAggaattggaaaaaaaaaacgagagAGATGATGGGTAGTTCAGTTCCAGTTGCAAGTGCTTAAGCCGACCCCGATGAGAGAAATGGTGTGATGTGCAGAAGTTTAGACTATCCCATTGGTGTGTGATGTACTGTCTTTCTTGGTAGGACTACGGTTTAGAAATCAACAAAGCAAATCATCAGGTTGGGTCCAGCTTGAGGTAATAGGAATAACGCAGGAGGGAAAATCAGGTGGAAACGGGGGAGATGATCAAGGATGGGTCCGGCTGTGGCAATTTGGTCTGTTCTAAGCCCAAGCCGTCGCTTCAACAATGTCTGGAGTGTGCTGAAGCGCCATCTGGGCTAGCTTTTCTTCAATGCCCTTGAGAATGATCCGAACCTCAGGGCTGGAATCTGGTTTGTCCTTTTTAGGCCTTAGAAAAGAAATTAAACGTCAGCAATGAATCCGAGGCCACAAATGTTGTCGGGTTGAGATCACACGTACGGAATTCGTTTCGTTTCATCACACTTCGCTTGACCACATTTCGCACAAGAACTTGAATTCCCCGGGAAACAAGCTTCACAGACATGACATTCATAATGGACTCTGCAACGAGGCTTCTTGAACGTGCGCTCCGGTCTAGGCTTGGGTGGATCAACATCCCCCGCATAGCCATCCGGATATTTGTTGAGCTTAGCCGGATCCCGTGGGCAAATCTTGCAGCGCACATGGCTGCAACTCGAGCATTCTTTGGAGCCAGAGGTAAAGACCGAGGTACAGAGGTGACAGTAGCGGTGGACCCGCTGGCGCACTGGCCGATGAATGAAATCCTGGCCGCCGGTGGGCGACGACATCGTGATGGAAATCACCCTCGTGGTGCTGAGCTTGAGGTGCGAGGTCCTGGGGAGTAAGTGGGGTTGGTGGACGTAGGTCTCTGGAAGCATGGGCTTGCGCATTGAGCTGTCGCCATCCTTGTTGCGGGCAGCTGGGTCTCGAGGACACTTTGTGCAGCGGGTATGCTGGCAATTGATGCAAATCTTCTCTGCCCCGAAGGTGGTCTCGCAGCGGTGGCAGGTACGGCGCACTCGCATGCGGATTGGCTTCATTACGCGGGCTAGCTGGGGGTCCGGGGGTGTCTTCCAGTCGCCGGTGTCGATGGTCAGGCCGTATTTTGCAAAAAGGGTGCGCGCCTTTTCCTGCTGGGTCTTGCTGTAGTGGGTGATCATGACGGGACCTAGTGGGCTGAGCTCCTGGGCTGGTTTTGGTACTAATTTTGCCTTTGGTGCGCTATCTCTAGGCAATTCTAGTTAGTCAAGAATGGGAGATAAAAAGAATGAGGTATTTCGTACGTAGTTTTCGCGGGAGCAGCTAACGCAGGAGCTATAGATTGTCGTGGGGGCATTGACCGAAGAGGGAGGACGGCCGTTGTCGGCTTAAGGCATTTAGAGAAGCCTTCCGGCGTGTTTTCCGGGTCACCACCTCGAGCCATTATTCAATCGAAAGAGAGTAGAATGGCAGTTGATTTGACGATCAACTGAGTGTCGGGGTTTAATTCCACCCCAATCTGTCCAGTGTGAAAAATATCAAAGTGGACTGGAGGTGATAGGAGAGAAAAGTAGGGACACCCCAATTCTTATAAAGAATTAAATCAGGAATCAGACTATGATCCCAGAAAAGGTATTGTATAGCAACtgtataaaaaaaaaggtcctAAGCTCAGACGTGGGGATTCCGACAGTGTGGTCCTGTGGATTTGGATGATTTTAGGATGTTGTtgatttttatttttattttttttaatttcgtttcttttccttgaatcgtccttttttttctttctttcttttctttttcaacttTTAAAGTATTTTTTTCCTCCGGGCATGCATAATGGAAAATACAGAGGTAAATGCAGAGGCCAGTATCTGTCTCCATACTAACCATCATAGGGAGGTACTGGCAATGAAGCATCAACCATACGATGACTATAGAGTACTTCGTCGTCCTTAGTTCTGTTATAGATGAAATCCTGCCAACTCTGACATCCCCTATTTCGTCTCTACTGTGCATCCCCACTCTTTCTCCTCCAACCCCGGTGACACCTtgccccaaaaaaaaaaaaaaaaaaaaaaaggctttGGCCTTCCATACCCTTTTGTTCAGGAGATTCTTACCTTAACAATCCAAATCCGAGAATAGCGAGCCATTTGACGGGTTCCGCACATCAGACTTGGAGCCCCCTATTGTATGGGCATCTCATTGGTTCCTCTGATCTCCCTGAACTACCTTCACGGGGCTATGTTTGTGTTTCGTCATGCTCAGGACCAAAGTACAGAGTACGCATTACACAACATACGTATGTTGCAGCGGTCCATCCCCGGCGGTCGACCGATGGAGTGCCATAGAGTGAATCCTCGAGTCCCAGAGTGGACCGGGGCCACCGGGAAGGAGTGAAATCTGGCGCCAGGTCTCCTTACGGCAGCACCCGCCATCCCGCCTTCCCAGAAGCAGTTACCTTATTGGTCCGTAGGAGCGGATCGGGGAGAAACAGTTGAGGGGCACATGAGGATTGAgcgtgctttttttttggtttttggttGAATTGCTTCGAGATTGTGGCAGTCGATCAGGAGGCCTGCTTCAAACCGGGATTTGAATTGCTATGGAGAGTCCTAACTCGTTGATATAGAGTTTTGTCTTTTCACAGCCTTTGAGGTCCTTCGGTatcttgtacggagtactccggcCACGGAGCAGATCATGCAACATAGAGGGATTGTTACTGGATTGCAGATGAATCCTTCGCATGTACGTCCAACTTGATTTCATTAAGGTATCGAACCTTTCACATCAGTTGAGTTGTGGTGTTTTATAGTGCTGACGGGATGATGGATCACTGGGATTGTCAAGCCCGTGCGGAACGTTGTTCGCACCGGAGGCAAATCGACAGACCTTTTGATAGTCCCACGGGCGTCTGTCCGACCATTGGACCCGAAGAGGCTATTCATGATGCAAACACTCGATCCCAAAGCTCAAATTCCACAAGTCCAAGCATGAACAGGTTTTCTTTTTACGTATAAAGAAGCACAGAAAAGGGAGATCCTTGAAAGTGACTTCGAGCCGAAGTTGACGTCGAATTTGATGGAGTATAGAGCCCTTAGCGTGGTCACTCTTTGAACCCCTGCAATGAAAACAGGCACGTTTTGCTGTACAGCATTCCAAAAAAGAGATAATAAACAGGGCCCCTGggaaaaataaaaaataaaaaataaaaatccAAACTGGGTTGATCAGCAACAAAATATAATTCCCTTCAAGTGGGCCCCGCATAGAGTGGAGTTGGTCGGATCGTCCCAGAGCCCTGGTGCTGTACAGTACATGATATTGATGTAAGATCCTGTTGTTGAATGGACTTTGGActttggccttttttttttttctttcattatctggtatgttgtagatactCAAAGAGACCCTATATTGTACAATCAGATATCGTGTCTGAGACAGCGATACTCCCTGTATTTGATGATTCCGGCGGGCCTTCTGCATGCAGCATGAATGACCCGTCCCATTCCCATGTATACGGAAGGATATGCACAATGGAATGGACAGAATAGAAACCCCCTCTTTGTTCGGGATGCTGTACTGCATCTATTCTTAGCCTCTCATCTGCCTTTAAACCATGCAATGCTTTACACTTCATGTGAAGCCTTTGTAACATCAGACCTAGATTCTGTCGATCTGTCTGGGTTACCCCCCTTTGCAGAGACCACATAGTACTGTTCCAAATACCGTTCAGACTTGACCCGACACAATGGCCCTCGGGTAAATCCACCGGATGAAACGCCCGCTTTGCCACCGCCAGTCCAGATATCACAATTCATCGTCGGGATTTCGGCCCTATGTACCTTTCCATTGGTACTGGAAGGCGTGGACTCTATTGATACGGCTGCTACTAATTTGTTGATACTCTTGATCCTGTTTGTACTATACTATATAGTGTTGCATGATGAAATGAATACAATCGAATCAGGACTGCGGACCAACGTAAGAAACTGCCCACCCTTGTCAAGGATCTTTGACTTTTCACATGCAGCAACCCACGATGACCTTCTGGATCATACAATCTGTGTAGTACAGGTCCCAAACCAATTGGCCAACTaccagcaaaaaaaaagagaaaaagaaaaaaaaagagagaaccGTCTAGCTAACGGTGGAGAGCAAGGACATTTCGTAGTGGACGATCACATTTACAGAGAGACCAGTCAAGCACTTGTATGGAAATTGCATGTTTACTTCCACCAATAAAttaccccaaaaaaaaggacgaAGCCGCCGATGGTATCGATCGAAAGACCTGGAAGTCTTGTCAGAGGACACACATGTGGCGGGATCAATGAGACCATACTAGCGGATGAACTACGGGCGTCGAAGACGATCGCATCCCGAAGATCTTCTCCGATTGATGCATTTTTGGTGCTGGATCAATGGGGTGATGCTCTACGAAGCACGAGGTCTAGTTTCATCGATCAGCCTGGCTATTCCTCCGTGGCTGGCGATCGATGGCTTGACGGCTACGATGCAGGGGGCACGCTACTCTGAGCACGAGACCTGACTCTTCGTGAATGATGGATAGTAATGCCAGCTAGGCCAAAAACCATTACAAGCCTGATGTTGTCAATCATGGGTCACACACCCAACTGGACTATAACGTAGGCCGACTGAGCCAAGATGAATATCAGCATCCCCGAGTGACTGGGTCTTGGCCACTCTCTTTGGAACATCCAAAACAGGGTGATCTGAGAGGACAGAACTCGATAGATCGACCACTGGCGCGGGTGGACGAGTTGCATCATGAAAAATCATCTCGTCGATAGATAACACATGCCGTTCTAAGGACCACGCTCTGATGCGAGAGACGTCCGCTTGAGATGCAGGAAACTAAGTTGCTCTAGGCAGCCAAGTGTCGGTCAAATTTCGAATTCCAGAAGTACATTCGACACCCTATGCGGGTGTCTCTGTGGGTGCATGGGCGGCATATACAAGCCAACAGGATCCAGCTAATCCGCAAACCCGAAAAACAAAACGCCTTCTATACAATTCCCACGCCTTGGGTATATGCACAATCCACCAATAGCCAGGCTTCCCAATCAAGAAATGCATTCACAGGCCCGAATGGTTTAGTGCGATCCGGTCAGCTTGGACTTGATGTCGATGATATCGTTGTCGGCCTCCACTTCAATCACCCGGTTGACTTGGGCACTGGTGCGCATCAGCTCCACGGCGTTTGCATACGACATGCGTTGCATCGGGTTGCAGTTCTCGGGGAGCCAGTAGAGGAGAACATAGGGGACTGAGGGACGTCCGTCTTTCTGTGGATGCATGTCTTGATTAATAAAACGCGTACCATAGCACAGATCAAGTCTGTATTATCGAGACAGCTTACGGTGGTCATTGGGTAACTGAGGAGAATGAACCGTGGCGAGGATTCGGGGAGATCATCGGCCAGATCTTCCATCTTGGAGTAGATTTCATCGTCTTGCGGCCGAATCTCCTGGGTCTTCGGATCTATGATAT
Above is a genomic segment from Penicillium digitatum chromosome 3, complete sequence containing:
- a CDS encoding Polynucleotidyl transferase, ribonuclease H fold; the protein is MPKQPLKSKNRRSNNNNNNDDDDMDDYLYVVLKDTTSWDSWLPYIKSIATQYDVWELCDPSQKVAPPPLAPPTKVISIEKAKEQYKDDWYQAKMLLHEEWIAENAIYTRKKNGVGMVVRAIRGTVHPTYQPLIIEYETPWELLYNLHKRFAPESDPTYPARLRRQWRSLDRGVDQSTDIDKWLINWETMQTRCKRAKLPEADNASHHFLDAISALSPEFYGTWVLKLQDRSDIEFTELLGRYRAHWRITHGKSTGQRENSE
- a CDS encoding GMF family protein, giving the protein MSDSRLYSFSPETKEKLRKFRLGTSRAKDAQAIIYIIDPKTQEIRPQDDEIYSKMEDLADDLPESSPRFILLSYPMTTKDGRPSVPYVLLYWLPENCNPMQRMSYANAVELMRTSAQVNRVIEVEADNDIIDIKSKLTGSH
- a CDS encoding Zinc finger, FYVE/PHD-type → MARGGDPENTPEGFSKCLKPTTAVLPLRSMPPRQSIAPALAAPAKTTAPKAKLVPKPAQELSPLGPVMITHYSKTQQEKARTLFAKYGLTIDTGDWKTPPDPQLARVMKPIRMRVRRTCHRCETTFGAEKICINCQHTRCTKCPRDPAARNKDGDSSMRKPMLPETYVHQPHLLPRTSHLKLSTTRVISITMSSPTGGQDFIHRPVRQRVHRYCHLCTSVFTSGSKECSSCSHVRCKICPRDPAKLNKYPDGYAGDVDPPKPRPERTFKKPRCRVHYECHVCEACFPGNSSSCAKCGQAKCDETKRIPPKKDKPDSSPEVRIILKGIEEKLAQMALQHTPDIVEATAWA